A region of Candidatus Binatia bacterium DNA encodes the following proteins:
- the rplU gene encoding 50S ribosomal protein L21, with protein MAYAIIRTGGKQYRVEPGDVIWVEALDGEVGSEITFPEVLLRSDGEQVTIGTPLVEGASVAARIIGQEKTRKILVFKKKRRKNYRRRHGHRQLTTGVQVLSI; from the coding sequence ATGGCTTACGCGATCATCCGTACGGGGGGAAAGCAGTACCGGGTCGAGCCCGGCGACGTCATCTGGGTGGAAGCCCTCGACGGTGAGGTCGGCAGTGAGATCACGTTCCCCGAGGTGCTGCTGCGCAGTGACGGCGAGCAGGTGACCATCGGCACGCCGCTGGTCGAGGGCGCGAGCGTCGCCGCTCGCATCATCGGGCAGGAGAAGACGCGCAAGATCTTGGTCTTCAAGAAGAAGCGCCGGAAGAACTACCGCCGCCGGCACGGTCACCGTCAGCTGACGACCGGCGTCCAGGTGCTCTCGATCTGA
- a CDS encoding septal ring lytic transglycosylase RlpA family protein, with protein MVKRRTDRRAPARHARFVARLLSRALLVALVTLAAGCATRSVQPPIQEGIASWYGPGFHGQRTASGETYNQHGMTAAHRTWPLGTRVRVTNLENGRQVTVRINDRGPFVDDRILDLSYAAARKLGMVESGTCSVRVEPLDHEDGEIGTVAFAVQVAAFADRARADAYRRDLASLKELEGGSLRQPRENVYVASGGDRSRPVYRVRVGPYAQREEAQLLAASLEERGLPAIVVEEVVRR; from the coding sequence ATGGTGAAGCGGAGGACCGACCGCCGCGCGCCGGCGCGGCACGCACGTTTCGTCGCCCGCCTGCTGTCGCGCGCGCTGCTGGTCGCGCTCGTCACGCTCGCCGCGGGCTGCGCGACCCGCTCGGTCCAGCCGCCCATCCAGGAAGGCATCGCCTCGTGGTACGGGCCCGGCTTCCACGGCCAGCGCACCGCGAGCGGCGAGACCTACAACCAGCACGGGATGACGGCGGCGCACCGCACCTGGCCGCTCGGCACGCGGGTGCGCGTCACCAACCTCGAGAACGGCCGTCAGGTGACGGTCCGGATCAACGACCGCGGCCCGTTCGTCGACGACCGCATCCTCGATCTATCGTACGCGGCCGCGCGCAAGCTCGGCATGGTCGAGAGCGGCACCTGCAGCGTGCGGGTCGAGCCGCTCGATCACGAGGACGGCGAGATCGGCACGGTCGCGTTCGCGGTGCAGGTCGCGGCGTTCGCCGACCGCGCGCGCGCCGACGCGTACCGTCGCGACCTCGCGTCCCTGAAGGAGCTCGAGGGCGGCTCGCTGCGCCAGCCGCGCGAGAACGTCTACGTCGCCTCGGGCGGCGACCGCAGCCGTCCCGTCTACCGCGTGCGCGTCGGACCGTACGCGCAGCGCGAGGAAGCGCAGCTGCTCGCGGCGTCGCTCGAGGAGCGCGGCCTGCCGGCGATCGTCGTCGAAGAGGTCGTGCGGCGCTGA
- a CDS encoding PspC domain-containing protein, translating to MGATKKCPYCAEEIAAEAIRCRYCRSRLSFIDPASWYRAQPNRKIAGVAAAVARSLAVPVGAVRAAFVLATFFHFLGPIVYLALWLTIPFHRDGDSLLERAIAEAKDAAARLFGDDEPERGATGRHGPMI from the coding sequence ATGGGAGCGACGAAGAAGTGCCCGTACTGCGCGGAGGAGATCGCGGCCGAGGCGATCCGCTGCCGCTACTGCCGCAGCAGGCTGTCGTTCATCGATCCCGCGAGCTGGTACCGCGCGCAGCCGAACCGCAAGATCGCCGGCGTCGCCGCCGCGGTGGCGCGCTCGCTCGCCGTTCCGGTCGGGGCGGTGCGGGCGGCCTTCGTGCTCGCGACCTTCTTCCACTTCCTCGGGCCGATCGTCTATCTCGCCCTGTGGCTGACCATCCCGTTCCACCGCGACGGCGACTCGCTGCTCGAGCGTGCGATCGCGGAGGCCAAGGACGCCGCCGCGCGTCTGTTCGGTGACGACGAGCCGGAGCGCGGGGCGACGGGACGACACGGCCCGATGATCTGA
- the obgE gene encoding GTPase ObgE: MKFIDEVEIVAVGGAGGNGCVAFRREKFVPRGGPSGGDGGRGGHVILRADRSLTTLLDLKYRPLLKAGRGEHGRGKEQYGRGGDDLVARVPVGTIVRDADTGETLADLCEDGAEVIVARGGKGGLGNIHFATSVNQAPRHATPGEPGEERRLRLELRLLADVGVVGFPNAGKSSLIARLSAARPKVADYPFTTLVPQLGVVRVDEGRSFVIADVPGLIEGAHRGVGLGTRFLRHLSRTSLLLHLLDLSPDSGRDPLHDFEVIQRELELADPELAAKPQIVAANKLDLTEARERFPELARELEARGHSVLGISAVTGEGLPELVARIARALDELHRAEESAPAEAAIDTRETPSDA, translated from the coding sequence ATGAAGTTCATCGACGAGGTCGAGATCGTGGCGGTGGGCGGCGCCGGCGGCAACGGCTGCGTCGCGTTCCGTCGCGAGAAATTCGTTCCTCGCGGCGGCCCCTCGGGCGGTGACGGCGGACGCGGCGGGCACGTCATCCTGCGCGCCGACCGCAGCCTGACCACGCTGCTCGACCTCAAGTACCGTCCGCTGCTCAAGGCCGGTCGCGGCGAGCACGGCCGCGGCAAGGAGCAGTACGGACGCGGCGGCGACGACCTGGTCGCCCGCGTGCCGGTCGGCACGATCGTGCGCGACGCCGACACCGGCGAGACGCTCGCCGACCTGTGCGAGGACGGCGCCGAGGTGATCGTCGCGCGCGGCGGCAAGGGCGGCCTCGGCAACATCCACTTCGCGACCTCGGTGAACCAGGCGCCGCGCCACGCGACGCCGGGCGAGCCGGGCGAGGAGCGCCGCCTGCGGCTCGAGCTGCGGCTGCTCGCCGACGTCGGCGTGGTCGGCTTCCCGAACGCCGGCAAGTCGTCGCTGATCGCACGGCTCTCGGCCGCGCGTCCGAAGGTCGCCGACTATCCCTTCACGACGCTCGTGCCCCAGCTCGGCGTCGTGCGCGTCGACGAGGGACGCTCGTTCGTGATCGCCGACGTCCCGGGTCTGATCGAGGGCGCGCACCGCGGCGTCGGGCTCGGCACGCGCTTCTTGCGTCACCTGTCGCGCACCTCCCTGCTCCTCCACCTGCTCGACCTGTCGCCCGACAGCGGACGCGATCCGCTGCACGACTTCGAGGTGATCCAGCGCGAGCTCGAGCTCGCCGACCCGGAGCTCGCGGCGAAGCCGCAGATCGTCGCCGCGAACAAGCTCGACCTGACCGAAGCACGAGAGCGCTTCCCGGAGCTCGCCCGCGAGCTCGAAGCGCGCGGGCACTCGGTGCTCGGGATCTCCGCCGTGACCGGCGAAGGTCTGCCCGAGCTGGTCGCCCGCATCGCGCGCGCGCTCGACGAGCTGCACCGCGCGGAGGAGTCCGCGCCCGCCGAAGCGGCGATCGACACGCGCGAGACGCCCAGCGATGCCTGA
- a CDS encoding glutaredoxin family protein — protein MVLYSREDCCLCEDALREIEAARASVPFELRIVDVDSDPELVQRYGHEVPVVEIDGRKAFKYRVTSRELLRRLRRRS, from the coding sequence GTGGTGCTCTACAGCCGCGAAGATTGCTGCCTCTGCGAGGACGCCCTGCGCGAGATCGAGGCCGCGCGCGCGAGCGTACCGTTCGAGCTCCGGATCGTCGACGTCGACTCGGACCCCGAGCTCGTGCAGCGCTACGGCCACGAGGTCCCGGTCGTCGAGATCGACGGCCGCAAAGCGTTCAAGTATCGGGTGACGAGCCGCGAGCTGCTGCGCCGCCTGCGGCGACGGTCCTGA
- the plsX gene encoding phosphate acyltransferase PlsX, which translates to MPRIAVDAMGGDFAPEEVVRGVAQASLETDIQMILVGSADKIQALLDEGPYNPELISVRHCSSAIGMGEDPREALRAKRDASIAVAARMVAAGEADAMVSAGNTGACVLAAAKHFKLIRGVKKAALASVFPRQTEYPGQDTLGLLLDVGATVRCDAVELTQFAVMGSAYARRISKVPNPRVGLLNMGSEETKGGEVLVEAYRRMKSLPAINFVGNIEGNDVATGKADVIVTEGLLGNVVLKLIEGIGEIAATLAAHAAQESWRWRLGMAMMSSGIARMRDLTDFRTYGGAPILGFENLCIKAHGRSTAPAIRNAIKVAAKAVRDRISPEIAETLAQIR; encoded by the coding sequence ATGCCACGCATCGCGGTCGATGCCATGGGTGGGGACTTCGCGCCGGAGGAGGTGGTCCGCGGCGTCGCCCAGGCGTCGCTCGAGACGGACATCCAGATGATCCTGGTCGGCAGCGCGGACAAGATCCAGGCGCTGCTCGACGAGGGGCCGTACAACCCCGAGCTGATCTCGGTCCGTCACTGCTCGTCCGCGATCGGCATGGGCGAGGACCCGCGCGAGGCGCTGCGCGCCAAGCGGGACGCCTCGATCGCGGTCGCCGCGCGCATGGTCGCGGCGGGCGAGGCCGACGCGATGGTGTCGGCGGGCAACACCGGCGCCTGCGTGCTCGCCGCGGCGAAGCACTTCAAGCTGATCCGCGGGGTCAAGAAGGCGGCGCTGGCGAGCGTCTTCCCGCGCCAGACGGAGTACCCCGGTCAGGACACGCTCGGGCTGCTGCTCGACGTCGGCGCGACCGTCCGCTGCGACGCGGTCGAGCTCACGCAGTTCGCGGTCATGGGCAGCGCGTACGCGCGGCGGATCTCGAAGGTCCCGAACCCCCGGGTCGGCCTGCTCAACATGGGCAGCGAGGAGACCAAGGGCGGCGAGGTGCTGGTCGAGGCGTACCGCCGCATGAAGTCGCTGCCCGCGATCAACTTCGTCGGCAACATCGAGGGCAACGACGTCGCGACCGGCAAGGCGGACGTGATCGTCACCGAGGGTCTGCTCGGCAACGTGGTCCTCAAGCTCATCGAGGGCATCGGCGAGATCGCGGCGACGCTCGCCGCGCACGCCGCGCAGGAGAGCTGGCGCTGGCGGCTCGGCATGGCGATGATGTCGAGCGGCATCGCGCGCATGCGCGACCTGACCGACTTCCGCACCTACGGCGGCGCGCCGATCCTCGGCTTCGAAAACCTCTGCATCAAGGCGCACGGCCGCTCGACCGCGCCAGCGATCCGCAACGCGATCAAGGTGGCGGCGAAGGCGGTGCGCGACCGCATCTCGCCCGAGATCGCGGAGACGCTGGCGCAGATCCGGTGA
- the proB gene encoding glutamate 5-kinase, producing the protein MPELRQADVKPALIRRLRHVVVKIGSSVLADGAGLDRAALARLASDIAGVHARGLAVTVVSSGAIAAGRTLFGGAAPRTIPERQAAASVGQIQLMAEWQKALAAHGIVVAQILLDADDLAKRHRYLNAEHALATLHAKRVVPIVNENDTVSVDEIKFGDNDNLSALVGTLVGADLLVMLSDVGGLFTANPVTTPDARRIPVLERVDQATLELARGSSGLGTGGMRSKLLAARKASAAGIAVVIGDGRKPGTLAAVLDPQADVGTLVLPLADRLARRKHWIAYTVKPKGVLHCDAGAVAAVTTRGRSLLPSGVVSVSGRFEPGDCVSLVGPDGEEFARGLVSYRSTEAARIAGKRSSEVEALLGYKMGDAIVHRDDLVVLADVERPRVASGERAS; encoded by the coding sequence ATGCCTGAGCTCCGTCAAGCGGACGTCAAGCCGGCGCTGATCCGCCGGCTGCGGCACGTCGTGGTGAAGATCGGCTCGTCGGTGCTCGCCGACGGCGCCGGGCTCGACCGCGCGGCGCTCGCGCGGCTCGCGAGCGACATCGCCGGGGTGCACGCGCGCGGGCTCGCGGTGACCGTGGTCAGCTCGGGCGCGATCGCCGCCGGGCGCACGCTGTTCGGCGGTGCGGCGCCGCGCACGATCCCCGAGCGCCAGGCGGCGGCGAGCGTCGGCCAGATCCAGCTCATGGCCGAGTGGCAGAAGGCGCTCGCCGCGCACGGCATCGTCGTCGCGCAGATCCTGCTCGACGCCGACGACCTCGCGAAGCGCCACCGCTACCTGAACGCGGAGCACGCGCTCGCGACGCTGCACGCGAAGCGCGTCGTCCCGATCGTCAACGAGAACGACACGGTGTCGGTCGACGAGATCAAGTTCGGCGACAACGACAACCTGTCGGCGCTGGTCGGCACGCTGGTCGGCGCCGACCTGCTCGTGATGCTGAGCGACGTCGGCGGGCTGTTCACCGCGAACCCCGTGACGACGCCCGACGCGCGGCGCATCCCAGTGCTCGAGCGCGTCGACCAGGCGACGCTCGAGCTCGCGCGCGGCAGCAGCGGGCTCGGCACGGGCGGAATGCGCTCGAAGCTGCTCGCCGCGCGCAAGGCGAGCGCCGCCGGCATCGCGGTGGTGATCGGCGACGGCCGCAAGCCGGGGACGCTCGCCGCGGTGCTCGATCCGCAGGCCGACGTCGGCACGCTCGTCCTGCCGCTCGCGGACCGCCTCGCGCGGCGCAAGCACTGGATCGCGTACACCGTCAAGCCAAAGGGCGTCCTGCACTGCGACGCCGGCGCCGTCGCCGCGGTGACGACGCGCGGCCGCAGCTTGCTGCCGTCGGGCGTCGTGTCGGTGAGCGGACGCTTCGAGCCCGGCGACTGCGTGAGCCTGGTCGGACCCGACGGCGAGGAGTTCGCGCGGGGCCTCGTCAGCTACCGCTCGACCGAGGCGGCGCGCATCGCCGGCAAGCGCAGCAGCGAGGTCGAGGCGCTCCTCGGCTACAAAATGGGCGACGCGATCGTGCACCGGGACGACCTCGTGGTGCTCGCCGACGTCGAGCGGCCGCGCGTCGCGTCCGGCGAGCGCGCGTCGTGA
- the nadD gene encoding nicotinate (nicotinamide) nucleotide adenylyltransferase, translated as MSGTRTGLYGGSFNPVHFGHLRAAEEVRERAELDEVWLIPASTPPHKDALGVAPAEDRLRMLELAVAGGPGLRVEPVELERSGPSYTIDTIRVLKERHPQRSFVLIVGLDAFRDFHTWHRWEEIPFECDLVVTSRPPHEVAPGPDALRIASPHIAARGTFCYVSDIGSFRHQSGHRLDFIPVTAIDVSASALRAAVAAGRSIRFLTPDAVVEYIAAHGLYAAAPAGTTR; from the coding sequence CTGAGCGGCACGCGTACCGGCCTCTACGGAGGCAGCTTCAACCCGGTGCACTTCGGCCACCTGCGCGCCGCGGAGGAGGTCCGCGAGCGCGCGGAGCTCGACGAGGTGTGGCTCATCCCGGCGAGCACGCCGCCGCACAAGGACGCGCTCGGGGTCGCGCCGGCGGAAGACCGTCTGCGGATGCTCGAGCTCGCCGTCGCGGGCGGGCCCGGGCTGCGGGTCGAGCCGGTCGAGCTCGAGCGCAGCGGACCGTCCTACACGATCGACACCATCCGCGTGCTGAAGGAGCGCCACCCGCAGCGCTCGTTCGTGCTCATCGTCGGCCTCGACGCGTTCCGCGACTTCCACACCTGGCACCGCTGGGAGGAGATCCCGTTCGAGTGCGACCTCGTCGTCACCTCGCGGCCGCCGCACGAGGTCGCGCCCGGTCCGGATGCCCTGCGCATCGCGTCGCCCCACATTGCCGCACGGGGTACGTTCTGCTACGTCTCGGACATCGGTAGTTTCCGTCATCAAAGCGGGCACCGCTTGGATTTCATCCCGGTGACCGCCATCGACGTCTCCGCCTCGGCGCTGCGCGCTGCGGTCGCCGCCGGGCGCTCGATCCGCTTCCTCACTCCCGATGCCGTCGTCGAGTACATTGCCGCGCACGGTCTGTACGCCGCTGCGCCGGCCGGGACGACCCGTTGA
- a CDS encoding glutamate-5-semialdehyde dehydrogenase — MNRPAEDQSQDRRLIAEPLRAARAALRPLRLASTETKNAALRAFARLLREETRTLLEANARDLAALRDATNAFRDRLTLDERRVEAMARAVEEIAELPDPVGDTITTWRRPNGLEIAQVRVPLGVVGVIYESRPNVTADAAALCLKSGNAVLLRGGSEAIQSNTAIADVAERALREAGLPVGAIQLVRTTDRKAVDEMLGAVDEIDVIIPRGGASLLHAIHEKARVPVIQHFEGICHTYVDRAADVAQAVTICVNAKTSRPGVCNAMETLLVHREIASEFLPKAAAALRERGVELRGCERTRAVLPDVKPATDEDWDTEYLDLILSIRVVDDLGQAIEHIGAHSTGLAEAIVTEDRAAARRFAREVDSAAVYVNASTRFTDGGEFGFGAEIGISTNRLHARGPLGLRELTTYKYVVQGDGQVR; from the coding sequence GTGAATCGCCCCGCTGAAGATCAATCCCAGGATCGTCGCCTGATCGCCGAGCCGCTGCGCGCGGCGCGGGCGGCGCTGCGTCCGCTTCGCCTCGCCTCGACGGAGACCAAGAACGCGGCGCTGCGCGCCTTCGCCCGTCTCCTGCGCGAGGAGACGCGCACGCTGCTCGAGGCCAACGCGCGCGATCTCGCCGCGCTGCGCGACGCGACCAACGCCTTCCGCGACCGCCTGACGCTCGACGAGCGCCGGGTCGAGGCCATGGCGCGCGCCGTCGAGGAGATCGCCGAGCTGCCGGATCCGGTCGGCGACACGATCACCACCTGGCGCCGCCCGAACGGGCTCGAGATCGCGCAGGTCCGCGTGCCGCTCGGCGTGGTGGGCGTGATCTACGAGTCGCGCCCGAACGTCACCGCGGACGCGGCGGCGCTCTGCCTCAAGTCGGGCAACGCGGTGCTGCTGCGCGGCGGCTCGGAGGCGATCCAGAGCAACACCGCGATCGCCGACGTCGCGGAGCGCGCGCTGCGCGAGGCGGGTCTGCCGGTGGGCGCGATCCAGCTCGTCCGCACGACCGACCGCAAGGCGGTCGACGAGATGCTCGGCGCGGTCGACGAGATCGACGTCATCATCCCGCGCGGCGGCGCGAGCCTGCTGCACGCGATCCACGAGAAGGCGCGCGTGCCGGTCATCCAGCACTTCGAGGGCATCTGCCACACCTACGTCGACCGGGCGGCGGACGTCGCGCAGGCGGTCACGATCTGCGTCAATGCCAAGACGTCGCGCCCCGGCGTGTGCAACGCAATGGAGACGCTGCTCGTGCACCGCGAGATCGCGTCCGAGTTCCTGCCCAAGGCGGCGGCGGCGCTGCGCGAGCGCGGCGTCGAGCTGCGCGGCTGCGAGCGCACGCGCGCGGTGCTGCCCGACGTCAAGCCCGCGACCGACGAGGACTGGGACACGGAGTACCTCGACCTCATCCTGTCGATCCGCGTGGTCGACGACCTCGGGCAGGCGATCGAGCACATCGGCGCGCACTCGACGGGACTCGCCGAGGCGATCGTCACCGAGGACCGCGCCGCGGCCCGGCGCTTCGCGCGCGAGGTCGACTCGGCCGCCGTGTACGTCAACGCGTCGACCCGCTTCACCGACGGCGGCGAGTTCGGCTTCGGCGCCGAGATCGGCATCTCGACGAACCGGCTGCACGCGCGCGGTCCGCTCGGGCTGCGCGAGCTCACGACCTACAAGTACGTCGTCCAAGGCGATGGCCAGGTCCGCTGA
- the rpmA gene encoding 50S ribosomal protein L27 encodes MAHKKGQGSTRNGRDSQGQRRGVKLFAGETARAGNILVRQLGTRIHPGRNVGMGRDYTLFAKIDGIVRYERMGKDRRRVSVLPLDQAQATPETASA; translated from the coding sequence ATGGCACACAAAAAAGGTCAGGGCAGCACTCGCAACGGGCGCGACAGCCAGGGTCAGCGGCGCGGCGTCAAGCTGTTCGCCGGTGAGACCGCGCGCGCAGGCAACATCCTCGTCCGCCAGCTCGGCACGCGGATCCATCCCGGCCGCAACGTCGGCATGGGCCGCGACTACACGCTGTTCGCCAAGATCGACGGCATCGTCCGCTACGAGCGCATGGGCAAGGATCGGCGCCGCGTGAGCGTGCTGCCGCTCGACCAGGCGCAGGCGACGCCGGAGACGGCCTCCGCCTGA
- a CDS encoding sigma-70 family RNA polymerase sigma factor encodes MQAVATGDGAALRELCARWERPLYQLLHRAGAGSEAEDLYQETWLRVVRAARSFDPARRFSTWLFQIALNLCRDLRRRGVPVPASPDVEQAADAATGTSRAPVDDAIDARRLLDALPEPQREVVVLRVLHDASEAETAEILGCPRGTVKSRLHHALARLAGLARGGAADGGVS; translated from the coding sequence ATGCAGGCGGTTGCGACAGGAGACGGCGCGGCGCTGCGCGAGCTGTGCGCGCGCTGGGAGCGTCCGCTCTACCAGCTCCTGCACCGCGCCGGCGCAGGCTCCGAGGCGGAGGACCTCTACCAGGAGACCTGGCTGCGCGTCGTGCGGGCGGCGCGCAGCTTCGATCCGGCGCGGCGCTTCTCGACGTGGCTCTTCCAGATCGCGCTCAACCTGTGCCGCGACCTGCGCCGGCGCGGCGTGCCGGTGCCGGCGTCGCCCGACGTCGAGCAGGCGGCCGACGCCGCGACCGGCACGTCGCGCGCGCCGGTCGACGACGCGATCGACGCGCGCCGCCTGCTCGACGCGCTGCCCGAGCCGCAGCGTGAGGTGGTCGTGCTGCGCGTCCTGCACGACGCGAGCGAGGCCGAGACCGCGGAGATCCTGGGCTGTCCGCGCGGCACCGTGAAGAGCCGGCTGCACCACGCGCTCGCCCGGCTCGCCGGTCTCGCCCGCGGCGGCGCAGCGGACGGAGGCGTTTCATGA
- the rsfS gene encoding ribosome silencing factor has product MSRSPSRKQSKDATWERAVLCAEAALDKKGADLAILDVREHTSLADYFVIVSGRSDTQVRAIAEHVEEVCRKAGYRPLAVEGLRHGQWVLLDFGDVVVHVFYAPVRDFYDLERLWAQAPRRTLPASSTELAAAAAREADSTR; this is encoded by the coding sequence GTGAGTCGATCCCCGTCGCGCAAGCAGAGCAAGGACGCCACGTGGGAGCGCGCCGTGCTCTGCGCGGAAGCGGCGCTCGACAAGAAGGGCGCCGACCTCGCGATCCTCGACGTCCGCGAGCACACCTCGCTCGCGGACTACTTCGTGATCGTCTCGGGACGCTCCGACACGCAGGTCCGCGCGATCGCGGAGCACGTCGAAGAGGTCTGCCGCAAGGCGGGCTACCGTCCGCTCGCCGTCGAAGGGCTGCGCCACGGCCAGTGGGTTCTGCTCGACTTCGGCGACGTCGTCGTGCACGTGTTCTATGCACCCGTGCGCGACTTCTACGATCTCGAACGCCTCTGGGCGCAGGCACCGCGTCGCACGCTGCCGGCGTCCTCGACCGAGCTCGCCGCGGCCGCCGCGCGCGAAGCCGACAGCACGAGGTAG
- a CDS encoding PspC domain-containing protein — translation MSEPQLKRCPFCAEEIRAEAIKCRYCGSHLEGRAPVRGWQRSREGKMIAGVCAGLAREFDVPVTVLRLAFVLGTLFGGGIGIIIYLVLWVVMPYAPSFADAEPWASPDPPTGFR, via the coding sequence ATGTCTGAACCCCAGCTCAAACGCTGCCCGTTCTGCGCGGAGGAGATCCGCGCGGAGGCGATCAAGTGCCGCTACTGCGGCAGCCACCTCGAAGGCCGCGCGCCGGTGCGCGGCTGGCAGCGCAGCCGCGAGGGCAAGATGATCGCCGGCGTCTGCGCCGGGCTCGCCCGCGAGTTCGACGTCCCGGTGACGGTGCTGCGTCTCGCGTTCGTGCTCGGCACGCTGTTCGGCGGGGGCATCGGCATCATCATCTACCTGGTGCTCTGGGTCGTGATGCCGTACGCGCCGAGCTTCGCCGACGCCGAGCCCTGGGCCTCGCCCGATCCGCCGACCGGCTTCCGGTGA
- a CDS encoding YebC/PmpR family DNA-binding transcriptional regulator encodes MAGHSKWSQIKHKKAAKDAKRGKVFTKLIREITVAARLGNSGDSNFNPRLRTAILAAKAARMPHENIERAIKKGLGEDGGAAYEDVMYEGYGPGGVAIMVRALTDNRNRTVAEIRNLFQKYGGNLGETGCVGWMFQRRGVLMIEGPSIGEEQVMEVALEAGADDVVDADGTWEVSTSPESFEGVRAALENAGATISSAEVTMVPSNTVAVRGAEAEKLVKLLEALDDHDDVQAVSANADLDADEVARLSA; translated from the coding sequence ATGGCCGGTCATTCCAAGTGGAGTCAGATCAAGCATAAGAAGGCCGCCAAGGACGCGAAGCGTGGCAAGGTCTTCACCAAGCTGATTCGCGAGATCACCGTCGCCGCGCGTCTCGGCAACAGCGGCGATTCGAACTTCAACCCTCGCCTGCGCACCGCGATCCTCGCCGCCAAGGCGGCGCGGATGCCGCACGAGAACATCGAGCGCGCGATCAAGAAGGGTCTCGGCGAGGACGGCGGCGCCGCGTACGAGGACGTGATGTACGAGGGCTACGGCCCCGGCGGCGTCGCGATCATGGTGCGCGCGCTGACCGACAACCGGAACCGCACCGTCGCCGAGATCCGCAATCTCTTCCAGAAGTACGGCGGCAACCTCGGCGAGACGGGCTGCGTCGGCTGGATGTTCCAGCGCCGTGGCGTGCTGATGATCGAGGGGCCGTCGATCGGCGAGGAGCAGGTGATGGAGGTCGCGCTCGAAGCGGGCGCGGACGACGTCGTCGACGCCGACGGCACCTGGGAGGTGTCGACCAGCCCCGAGTCGTTCGAGGGGGTGCGGGCGGCGCTCGAGAACGCCGGGGCGACGATCAGCAGCGCCGAGGTGACGATGGTGCCGAGCAACACCGTTGCGGTGCGCGGCGCCGAAGCCGAGAAGCTCGTCAAGCTGCTCGAAGCGCTCGACGACCACGACGACGTGCAGGCGGTGTCGGCGAACGCGGATCTGGACGCGGACGAGGTCGCGCGGCTCTCCGCGTGA
- a CDS encoding phosphatase domain-containing protein produces the protein MSDVAAPDVATTEAIEQAAITFRWDLDKTYLRTQFESLRQMVKIPFEAGSDKVHLPGVPQVIQGLRRCAVARSQRPFVFFLSASPPQIGNAIREKLELDGIEYDGIIFKDQLRNLVRGRWRSLREQVGYKLSELLESRQRGPAAAREILFGDDWESDPLIYSVYADILAGRLDVEAVRKMLRTLDVEPSAIARVARAIEALESHSEVVQRIYINLEKRTPPGRFHAFGPRLVPAFNYFQTGASLFELGLIDDEALKAIARALIEEASYSGDRLRNSLDDLVRRGHLKPSSRTRIIRILQRAGYANPAPHEAMLRARLKAAFERLQARWRRGGETEQFPELDYAQILRDWTGREL, from the coding sequence GTGAGCGACGTCGCCGCGCCGGACGTAGCCACCACGGAGGCGATCGAGCAGGCCGCGATCACCTTCCGCTGGGACCTCGACAAGACCTACCTGCGCACGCAGTTCGAGAGCCTGCGGCAGATGGTCAAGATCCCCTTCGAGGCGGGGAGCGACAAGGTCCACCTGCCGGGGGTGCCGCAGGTCATCCAGGGGCTCCGTCGGTGCGCGGTCGCGCGCTCGCAGCGGCCGTTCGTGTTCTTTCTCTCGGCGAGCCCGCCGCAGATCGGCAACGCGATCCGCGAGAAGCTCGAGCTCGACGGCATCGAGTACGACGGCATCATCTTCAAGGATCAGCTGCGCAACCTGGTGCGCGGCCGCTGGCGCAGCCTGCGCGAGCAGGTCGGCTACAAGCTGAGCGAGCTGCTCGAGAGCCGGCAGCGCGGACCCGCCGCCGCGCGCGAGATCCTGTTCGGCGACGACTGGGAGAGCGATCCGCTGATCTACTCGGTGTACGCCGACATCCTCGCCGGCCGGCTCGACGTCGAGGCGGTGCGGAAGATGCTGCGCACGCTCGACGTCGAGCCGAGCGCGATCGCGCGCGTCGCGCGCGCGATCGAAGCGCTCGAGAGCCACTCCGAGGTCGTGCAGCGGATCTACATCAACCTCGAGAAGCGCACGCCGCCGGGACGCTTCCACGCCTTCGGCCCGCGTCTCGTGCCGGCGTTCAACTACTTCCAGACCGGAGCGTCGCTGTTCGAGCTCGGGCTGATCGACGACGAGGCGCTGAAGGCGATCGCGCGCGCCCTCATCGAGGAGGCGAGCTACAGCGGCGACCGGCTGCGCAACTCGCTCGACGACCTCGTGCGTCGCGGGCATCTGAAGCCGTCGAGCCGCACGCGCATCATCCGCATCCTGCAGCGCGCCGGCTACGCGAACCCCGCCCCGCACGAAGCGATGCTGCGCGCGCGGCTCAAGGCGGCCTTCGAGCGCCTGCAGGCGCGCTGGCGCCGCGGCGGCGAGACGGAGCAGTTCCCCGAGCTGGACTACGCGCAGATCCTGCGCGACTGGACCGGACGCGAGCTCTGA